One Desulfitibacter alkalitolerans DSM 16504 genomic window carries:
- a CDS encoding FAD-dependent oxidoreductase: MKYPRLFEKGSIGTMTIRNRTVMPAMGTNLANETGGVSQAMVHYYRARAKGGVGLIITELVSVDSPGGYAIPKQLDLHSNAFIAGHNELVEAVHEHGAKIVPQLHHAGRQTTTENTRGLQPVAPSAIPDPYLQIIPRELTLSEIEDIIDKFVQGAIRAQKAGYDGVEIHGAHGYLVAQFMSPSSNRRTDMYGGDTAGRMGFPTEIVRRIKKETKGNFPVIFRYSGDEFIQGGINLEEAKLMAKILEEAGADALHISSGTYASMHTILEPMNYPEAWRAYLAEQIKKVVGIPVITVGNIRSPQVAENLLNEEKADFIALGRTLIADPEWPLKVMLDRDEDIRKCITCNLGCISERVFKNLHIRCTVNPVAGREIEYPSIPFSYNSKHFVVVGGGPAGMEAARVLAEAGNKVSLIERESELGGQIRIAAVPPGKDKIRWSIEYLETQIRSLGVDIQLKTEATAEILQGMDADCFVIATGAAPIIPSIKGVNSPNVTTAWEILAGQYEAGGKVIVVGGGSVGCETALYLRLKGIEVTVLEMEETLADDMEPITRTVFLEEMGNLQIQAFTGYKVQRIEINGVVVLDKNWREHWFPCDHVVLSMGAGPINHLEDQLKQKGLKVAVIGDAKKPRKLREAISEGFMAAHELIKNATYPNLRHQFAVEEVFHRGEYRSILQ; encoded by the coding sequence ATGAAATATCCAAGGCTTTTTGAAAAGGGATCAATTGGAACTATGACAATTAGAAATCGTACAGTCATGCCAGCAATGGGGACAAATCTGGCTAATGAAACAGGTGGGGTTTCCCAGGCAATGGTACACTACTACAGAGCCAGGGCCAAGGGGGGTGTGGGTTTAATTATAACAGAATTAGTAAGTGTGGATTCTCCAGGTGGGTATGCCATTCCCAAGCAGCTTGATTTACACAGTAACGCATTTATAGCTGGCCACAATGAGCTTGTAGAAGCTGTTCATGAGCACGGAGCTAAAATAGTTCCCCAACTACACCATGCTGGCCGTCAGACCACCACAGAAAATACCAGGGGACTACAGCCAGTTGCGCCATCTGCCATCCCTGACCCTTATTTACAAATTATTCCTAGAGAACTAACGTTGAGCGAGATAGAGGATATTATTGACAAGTTTGTCCAGGGAGCCATTAGAGCCCAAAAAGCAGGCTATGATGGTGTAGAGATACACGGAGCCCATGGTTATCTTGTGGCCCAGTTTATGTCTCCTTCAAGTAATAGAAGAACAGATATGTATGGTGGAGATACTGCCGGGCGTATGGGGTTTCCCACGGAAATTGTCAGGAGAATTAAAAAGGAAACAAAAGGAAACTTTCCTGTAATATTTAGGTACAGTGGAGATGAGTTTATACAAGGCGGCATCAATCTAGAAGAGGCAAAATTAATGGCAAAAATCTTGGAGGAAGCAGGTGCAGATGCCTTACATATTTCTTCTGGAACCTATGCTTCCATGCATACTATCCTGGAGCCAATGAATTACCCTGAGGCCTGGAGAGCCTACCTGGCCGAGCAAATAAAAAAAGTAGTTGGCATACCTGTAATAACGGTTGGCAACATTCGCAGCCCACAAGTGGCAGAAAATCTTCTCAATGAAGAAAAGGCAGATTTTATAGCCCTTGGAAGAACACTTATTGCTGATCCTGAATGGCCTTTAAAGGTTATGCTGGATAGGGATGAAGATATTAGGAAGTGTATAACCTGCAATCTTGGTTGTATCAGTGAACGTGTGTTTAAAAACCTCCACATTCGCTGTACAGTTAATCCGGTAGCTGGCAGAGAAATTGAGTACCCTTCAATCCCCTTCTCCTATAATTCCAAGCATTTTGTTGTAGTTGGAGGTGGCCCTGCCGGGATGGAGGCTGCAAGGGTATTAGCAGAGGCAGGTAATAAGGTAAGCTTAATTGAAAGAGAATCTGAGCTAGGTGGTCAAATTAGAATTGCAGCTGTTCCTCCAGGCAAGGATAAGATACGCTGGAGTATTGAATATTTAGAGACACAAATTCGCAGTTTGGGAGTAGATATACAATTAAAAACGGAAGCTACGGCAGAAATACTCCAGGGAATGGATGCAGATTGTTTTGTCATTGCAACAGGTGCTGCCCCTATTATTCCAAGTATCAAAGGTGTAAACAGCCCCAATGTGACAACTGCATGGGAAATATTAGCTGGTCAATATGAGGCTGGGGGAAAGGTCATTGTAGTTGGTGGCGGCAGTGTTGGATGTGAAACTGCCCTTTACCTGAGGTTAAAAGGTATTGAAGTTACCGTTCTGGAGATGGAGGAAACCCTTGCAGATGACATGGAACCCATCACAAGAACTGTCTTTTTGGAAGAAATGGGAAACCTTCAGATTCAGGCCTTTACAGGCTATAAGGTTCAGAGGATAGAGATAAATGGGGTAGTGGTCCTTGATAAAAATTGGAGGGAACACTGGTTTCCATGTGATCATGTTGTACTGTCCATGGGTGCAGGCCCTATCAACCATCTTGAGGACCAATTGAAGCAAAAGGGGTTAAAAGTTGCAGTAATTGGAGACGCTAAAAAACCACGAAAACTTAGGGAAGCAATTTCAGAAGGATTTATGGCAGCCCATGAGCTAATAAAGAACGCTACTTATCCCAATCTACGGCATCAATTCGCCGTGGAGGAAGTTTTCCACAGGGGAGAATACAGGTCTATTCTTCAGTAA
- a CDS encoding SIMPL domain-containing protein: protein MKNKKLLLILAAFLVLSLLTFNSASSPGIASVPDSSGVIRVIGESMLTASPDQCIIVLAVETIGTDARTAAAENAKSMDKVIAELKRLGLKDDQIKTGTYSLHTQLDHGYPERPKEQLPTQYRVYNSLTITLNNLEMIGQVIDKAIASGANQVQSVHFELKNNEAVKLQALQAATAQAKSKGEAIAKGAGVKITGIKSISEEGSGYSPFRAAFQKEMMMDETAGFDPPTTIIPGDVEVYARVVVEYSF, encoded by the coding sequence ATGAAAAACAAAAAATTACTGCTTATTTTGGCCGCATTTCTAGTTTTATCACTGCTAACATTTAATAGTGCATCAAGTCCTGGCATTGCATCTGTTCCTGACAGCAGCGGTGTAATTAGAGTAATAGGAGAGTCCATGCTTACAGCATCTCCAGATCAGTGTATTATTGTCCTGGCAGTGGAGACTATTGGCACTGATGCTAGAACAGCTGCGGCAGAAAATGCTAAATCCATGGATAAAGTAATAGCAGAATTAAAAAGGCTTGGATTAAAGGATGACCAAATTAAAACAGGGACTTACAGCCTGCACACACAACTTGACCATGGATACCCAGAAAGACCTAAAGAGCAGCTGCCTACCCAGTACAGGGTTTATAATTCATTAACCATAACCCTTAATAATTTAGAAATGATTGGACAGGTTATTGATAAGGCCATTGCCTCAGGGGCTAATCAGGTGCAATCAGTTCACTTTGAACTTAAGAATAATGAAGCTGTTAAGCTGCAGGCACTGCAGGCCGCTACAGCACAAGCTAAATCTAAAGGTGAAGCAATTGCAAAGGGTGCTGGCGTAAAAATAACTGGAATTAAATCAATTAGTGAGGAAGGCTCAGGTTATTCTCCCTTTAGAGCAGCATTTCAAAAGGAAATGATGATGGATGAAACGGCTGGATTTGATCCTCCCACCACAATAATACCAGGTGATGTAGAGGTATATGCCAGGGTTGTAGTTGAGTATAGTTTTTAA
- a CDS encoding inorganic pyrophosphatase translates to MGKKKKELWEILGMLFRAHPWHGVSLGDEQPQVVTAYIELVPSDTVKYEIDKYSGHLKVDRPQTYSNICPTLYGMLPQTYSGERVAGICNKKTGRTDIVGDRDPLDICVLTEKLVPHGDILLKARPIGGFRMLDGGEADDKIIAVMKNDALYENWSDIQSCPSAVIERLEHYFLTYKQAPGSKKTQSEILGIYGRDEAYEIIEAAHADYADKYGDVKQALSSVLKFKP, encoded by the coding sequence ATGGGTAAAAAGAAGAAAGAATTATGGGAGATTTTAGGCATGCTTTTTCGGGCACATCCCTGGCATGGGGTTTCCCTTGGTGATGAGCAGCCCCAGGTTGTAACAGCTTACATAGAACTAGTACCAAGTGATACTGTTAAGTACGAAATTGATAAATACAGTGGACATCTAAAAGTGGATAGACCCCAGACTTATTCAAATATTTGCCCCACATTATATGGCATGCTCCCTCAAACATACTCCGGGGAAAGGGTGGCAGGTATATGCAATAAAAAAACTGGAAGGACAGATATAGTAGGGGATAGGGATCCTCTAGACATCTGTGTTTTAACTGAAAAGCTAGTGCCTCATGGTGACATATTACTTAAAGCCCGGCCCATAGGGGGTTTTCGTATGCTTGATGGTGGAGAGGCTGACGATAAGATAATTGCTGTAATGAAAAATGATGCCCTATATGAAAACTGGTCAGATATCCAGAGCTGTCCTTCAGCAGTAATTGAACGTTTAGAGCATTATTTTCTTACATACAAGCAAGCTCCAGGCAGCAAAAAAACCCAGTCTGAGATACTGGGTATATACGGCAGGGATGAAGCCTATGAAATTATTGAGGCGGCACATGCTGATTATGCTGATAAATATGGTGATGTAAAACAGGCTTTAAGTTCAGTGCTAAAATTTAAGCCCTGA
- a CDS encoding PPC domain-containing DNA-binding protein — MKYTEASIGRIFILRLEKGDIIPKTIEDFAREKKIESASVFFIGGADKGSKVVVGPEDGSAIKPIPVTLPLPRVSESLGVGTIFKNEEGVLKLHMHSAFGHGKDTIAGCTRQGVDVWLYGEVIIMELVNSSAKRKVDPQTGFELLEV; from the coding sequence TTGAAATATACAGAAGCTAGTATTGGCAGGATATTTATCTTACGCCTGGAAAAAGGGGATATTATTCCAAAGACAATTGAGGACTTTGCTCGTGAAAAGAAAATAGAATCTGCCTCTGTTTTTTTTATTGGGGGAGCAGATAAAGGCAGTAAGGTTGTGGTTGGTCCTGAAGACGGCTCTGCTATAAAGCCTATACCAGTTACACTGCCTCTTCCCAGGGTTAGCGAGTCATTAGGTGTTGGAACTATTTTTAAGAATGAAGAGGGTGTATTAAAGCTCCATATGCATTCAGCCTTTGGTCATGGCAAGGATACCATAGCAGGCTGTACTCGCCAGGGTGTAGATGTATGGCTCTATGGAGAGGTAATAATCATGGAACTTGTAAACTCTTCAGCTAAAAGAAAAGTGGATCCCCAGACAGGATTTGAACTTTTAGAAGTCTAA